Genomic segment of Clostridium sp. Marseille-P299:
ACATTTCCCATAATTGCATTCCAGATCGTAGCAACATAATCATCTCCTTGAATTGCTACCGTTGGTACTGCTGGATAAACACTTTCATACTCTTGCAATTTAAAATCTGCAAGTCTACCGGTTTTAGATGTATCGATGATGCCATTCATGTACTCTGAAATAGGAAGGCAATACCCACCTTCTAAATATCCCTTTAAGTAATCTTCACTAGAGAAGAATTTAATAACTTCCCAAGCAGCATCTTTATTTTTGCTTGAAGAAAGCATCATGTAGCCCTTCTGAGGAAGAATTGATAAAGCACCCTTTACTTCTCCATCTAAGGTTGGAACCGTTGAAACACCCCAATCAAACTTTGTTATTGGGAACTGAGAAGTAAATACACCAGCTTCTTGGGATGCATTTCCCCATATTGCAAAGGTTCCCTCAGTAAACTGTGCTCTCATGGCATCAACACCTTGGGATGTAGAACCTGGAAGTACGCTGTTATCTTTAAAGAATTGATTACATTTTTCGATAATCTCTTTATATCCATCAAAATTAAACACACCATTTTTGTAATCATATCTATAAATTCCACTGGTTTCACAGGTTCCTTCAATCCATCGGATAAATGGATTCGCTGACGTGAAGCCAACACCGTATGTTACTCCTGCACCGTTATCTGTAACTTTCTTTGCAAGGTCAATAACACCATCTAGTGTATTTGGAAATTCAGAGTAACCTGCTGCCTCAACAAGATCTTTGTTGTATTCTATTCTTACACCACTTCTCATACCAGTTGGAATCCAATATACATTTCCATCAATCATATTAATTCCTTCATACTTATGATTTTCTGCTTCTGTTACTTTTTGAAAATCAGCATCTGTAATT
This window contains:
- a CDS encoding ABC transporter substrate-binding protein, whose product is MKKRMLSLLLVGAMSVTLLSGCASKSTGGTGQSSTNGSQNTGDKSVVTVWTNDRHDSEYVDQKIKEFNESNDKGIKIELTVVTDDYANMLSMAYSSGTAPDIAGVSAGLSGFDLKTFADAKILEPLNDRITDADFQKVTEAENHKYEGINMIDGNVYWIPTGMRSGVRIEYNKDLVEAAGYSEFPNTLDGVIDLAKKVTDNGAGVTYGVGFTSANPFIRWIEGTCETSGIYRYDYKNGVFNFDGYKEIIEKCNQFFKDNSVLPGSTSQGVDAMRAQFTEGTFAIWGNASQEAGVFTSQFPITKFDWGVSTVPTLDGEVKGALSILPQKGYMMLSSSKNKDAAWEVIKFFSSEDYLKGYLEGGYCLPISEYMNGIIDTSKTGRLADFKLQEYESVYPAVPTVAIQGDDYVATIWNAIMGNVSADNAIADLNKRYNEALDNDVSMGKIKRLVIKDFDPMHPNEGTIEYLEQ